In Lathyrus oleraceus cultivar Zhongwan6 chromosome 2, CAAS_Psat_ZW6_1.0, whole genome shotgun sequence, the DNA window ATTCACATAAAATAGTAACACATATTCATGTGAATACATATTTAAAAGAGGGATGATCAATATCAAACATTGAGCTTTCTCCGTATCTTCTTGAATCTTGTGCATCTTCACATAATCAACTAGGCGTGTAACATGGTCTCATCTATTTAAGCAATGACAAAACATACTAATATTTCACCATTCAATTCAATAGTATATCTCATCAATTCAAGCAAATTGAGACATGGGTAACatgaatcttcaaattgaaccaAAACAACACATACACTTAACACCTTTCCCTTTTGGGTGGACGTTTTGTAGCTCTTTAATTTCCTCTAAATTAATAAAATATGTAATTATCATTGTTTGGGAGAGTATAAACTTCAAAATAAATTGAGTTTCAAAATTCAGCATCACACAGTCAAGTTCAAGATGTTACAAGGGCCCAGATTGCTAATCATGACAAAAACAAATATAGTTCCAAGTTACCCACCATGTTAGCATCGTCAACTACGTCAAAATTTCTACTCCTTAGCAATGTAAGTTGCGTCAAAATTTATGCTCCAATAAGTATCCAAAGTGACTGTAAACAcataaaagaaacaaaaatcAAATAACTATACCATGCAACTCtaaaattcataataaaaaatACCGTGACCAAAGTAAAAAGAAATGAATGGAAACATGATAACACATCTTCATCATTCAAAGTTCAACATTTCTAACTTTCAAAGTAAAAAAATGTGACTAAAACGGTTAAAAGTTTGACAATACACGTTATCCTGTTCTATAACCTTTCCTCAATAGGTGAGGCCTGTTAAATAGATCAAATGATGGCATAATGTCCTAGAATAGACTGAGTTTAATGTACTCTTCATATCTCTAATTAAACTAAACAGGTAGTCAACGTAAATTAAAAAGACAAACATCACAAAAAAGTCATAAAATAATTCAAAAAACATAGTAAATAATTTAATAAATTGTCCAATATTTGTGGAGTTATTGTAGTCTACAAACACAAGTTCATGTAACAAGTGTCTAACTTAGTCTATAAATACAAACATGCACAATATAAGAATAAAAAACTATGAAAGAGGTTGCATCTGCAATTGGTGAGTTTCTCTCCACCGTCAGTTTATGAGCATTATTATACAGGTTAATTCATGTTAAGTATAAAATGACTCTCCATTACTTATGCAATTAAAAGATTCATGCTTTTGAAGATGTATCACATTCATTGGTAAGAATTCAGGTTAAACACAACTTATGCTTAGGATCCTATTTATTCTCAAATAGATCCATCAATCAACATAATGCATGGTATAAAATAGTTCAGCATATATTAAAAATTCAACCATATTTTTGGCACTTAAACCACAACACAAAATTAAACATTTAACCATATTAAGCATTCAACAATACAGTGAGAATCTCCTTTTGTAAAATGTTGAGGATACCTTTAAGTTAGAGTTATTGGATGACTTTCATCTTCTGCGCAACAATATTTTACGGGGCATGCTACGACATTTGAGTAACCTTAATGAAAAAAGAGAATATAAATTTTTATCAGTAACTAAATTAAGTGTGTGATTCATATTCAGGCTGCGAAAATTGACATTACGCCTTTGAGACAATAGTTGAATGAAAAACGAACTAAAAAAAGTTAAGTAGAATGTTATCAACTTATCATACACTAAGTCTGATGTTTGCATCCATGAAAAGTCCAATATTTCTGGAGTAGTTTTTTTAGAATCAGGAGATTGCATGCAATTCCATCGCCAATACATCGTTATTCCCCCCTCTCAAATGTCCATTACAAATGTAACAACATTCACACAAACATTAATAACCAAAACTGAAATGAGAACCTTTATGACTAACAAATATTTCAAAATCAATCGTGAACAAAATACAAACACTTTGTATGTTATATTCACCCTTTTATGACCATCACCAACATTAGCAAATGCATAGACAAAAATGATAATCAAGATTAACATTTGAATTTCAAAACCATGGATTAACATATTATTGGTTCTCATATGAAAGTTCATGTAATAAGTTTCTAACTTAGTCTATAAATACAAACATGCACAATATAAGAATAAAAAACTATGAAAGAGGTTGCATATGCAATTGGTGAGTTTCTCTTCACTGGCAGTTTATGAACATTATTATACAAGTTAATTCATGTTAAGTGTAAAATGATTCTCCATTGCTTATGCAATTAAAGGATTTATGCTTTTGAAGATGTATACATTCATTAGTAAGAATTCAGGTTAAACACAACCTAAGCTTACGATCCTATTTATTCTCAAATAGATCCATCAATCAACATAATGCATGTTATAAAATAGTTCACCAAATTCACTCATATTTTTGGTACTTGAATCACAACACAAAATTAAATATTCAACCATATTAAACATTCAACAATACAGTCAAAATCTCCTTTTGTAAAATGTTGATGATACCTTTAAGTTAGAGTTATTGGATGACTCTCATCTTCTGCACAACAATACTTTACAGGACATGCTACGACATTTGACTAACCTTAATGAAGAAAGAGAATATAAATTTTTATCAGTAACTAAATTAAGTGTGCGATTCATATTTTGGCTGCGAAAATAGACATTATGCCTTTGAGAAAATAGTTGAAtgaaaaataaactaaaaaaagTTAAGTAGAATGTTATCAACTTATCATACACGAAGTCTGATGTTTGCATCCATGAGAAAGTCCAATATTTTTGCAGTAGTATTTTTAGAATAAGGAGATTGCATGCATTCCCATCGCCAATACATCGTTATTTCTCCCTCTCAAACGTCCATTACAACTGCAACAACATTCACACAAACATTAATAGACAAAACTGAAATGAGCACCTTTACGACTAACAAATATTTTAAAATCAACTATGAACAAAAATCAAACTCTTGGTAGGCTATATTCACCCTTTTTATGACCATCACTAACATTAGCAAATGCATAGACAAAAACGATAATCAAGATTAAcatttgattttcaaaaccaAGGATTAACATATTATTGGTTCTCATACGAAAGGAGAAACAAATAATAATCAGCTTGCACGTGGATTTGTAAGGTTGATCGATGGGGAAATGAATAAGCTTTAATGACGAAACTAATATGCAAGGATTCcatctttttattttattttattttcatcacTAGTATCTGATCCACTGGACCGATTAATCTGATTCGAGGGTCAGCTCTGACATCAAGTGGTTCCAGCCCCCTCTCGATCGTAATTGCTAGAAATCGAACCATGGTCCTCCCTATAAAGTCCAACATCAATCACCATTGAATTAACTAACGATTAATTCTTAGATCTTTTGTAACAAAAAACTACTACATGCTATTAAATATTTTTCACTACTATAAACATTTTTATAATCTAATGTGTTACAAAAAAAAGTTTAAGTGAATTATGGTTTGGATTTACCCATTATGACATACCTCAAGGCTTAGAGAACAATTACAAAAATGCTTATgtattatttataaaaaaatattgtTATTTCAGCAACGAAAGGTGAATCTACGACATTTTAATATGTGAGTTAACTTTTTATGTTTTTAGcatagtttttttttttaattttaatattcaATCTTGTGACCGACTAATTCAAGGGTCCAATTTCAATGTCTATTTGCGTAGGCGCCATTTAAAAGCAGAGCAAAACTTTATATAAACTTGTTTCAACAAATAAATTATTTCATGTATCAAAATTCAAATAGAAAATCTAAGAGAGGAATACACTCTTAGAATCAAAACCTTCTTCATTATGTCAACCTTTGGGATTATATTTATAAgatactccctccgttcctttttaagtgtcattttttgactttttacatATATCAAGGaagctaatcattattgttacttttcaaacaataattcttcttttatctataatacccttaattatttattacattcattttactttttctctctcaGAAATCATTATCTAGGGCtaattttgacaaaattgcaattaatactaccttgaGCTTTGCAAGTGATAATTGaaaagaaataattttttttgcaagaaagtgacacttataaaggCACATAGGGAGTAGTTAATATTTTTTTTAGCTCAATGACAGAAAAGATTACAATTTTAAGTGATAAATCTAAAATTCcaattttgtttttaaaaaaatatataattttcaagtattttctatttttattcttttgaCCATGTTAATATTGTTCATAAATATATATCTTTACATATTTTCAATATTTAAACATTCAATAAACATTTAGGATGATTTATTTTTTTTACATTTTTCTCAAGATGATATTAAAAATGATccaatattttattaattaaaggttatttattttttcaaaaagttTATTTTGACAATTTCTTTTATTGAAAAAGTtcaatatataaaaaaaatagttttttcAAATTTTATTGTCAATTTTAATAATAAATTAAGTGAAAGCTTATATTGAAttattatataatttttatttttatttataattttctTAAAACTTTGGAGTAAAACATGTATTCGCAATAGGATTTTTGATGATGCatctttgaaaaatttgtttatctGTACTTCTATACTAATATACAAATATAAAATATGAAATCAATACaacttatttttattttaaatataaatatttttaatttttattttaaacttttttttaatttctaaatgTATTTTTTTAACTAACTTGTATATCACACTTTTTATATTTCTTGTATTTCGTTATCTTCTATATattattttatgaataattaaaactaaaaaattaaaaaaaaatcaatttttatttttactCATATTTTTACACGTGTGCACATAGAAAAAATTTAATAGAGGGGTATGTTTTGAACACTAGTACAGTCATAAGACAAAACAATTTTTTTTGTAAAgtttatttaatattattttgatgacaaatgaaaaatataaattattaaatttttcaaaaataattttcTCTTTACTATTTATAAAtgtaaaaaataaatattttttcactctttcataatatttttttatatatagttaaaataaaaaaatatataactCAAAATCTAACATAATAAACTGACAATataaaatacattaaattaaCTATTGAAAAACAATAAATATATACTCATACTATATAAAAAAAGTATAATAGATTTAGACTTTTGACCAATCGTATCGCGCCACGCTATTTATCCAATCACTTAATAGCATCCATAAAGTAAAAAAACAATAAAATGTGATTGGACCAAAATTCAACAATGACGTGCACACTGCATTTTATATGTTTTTTCTCAAAAAAACAATTTTATTGTATAAAAAAAGTTACTagtacaagaagaagaagaagggtgCGCAATACGCACATAAAATCGAAGGTTTATTCAGTGTGCAAATTAGCCACCAAAAACGCAATTCTCGTTTGGGTCAAGTGAAGTCTTTGCGAACAATTCACAAAAATGGCATCCAAATCACAGAAGAAAGCCAATCTCTTAGATCATCACTCCATTAAGCACATTCTCGATGAGTCTGTTTCTGAGGTTTGTTAAACCCTAACCCTATCTTATTTTCCCTTTTCGATTTTGTTTCAATTTGGATCATTTTTTTGGTCTTGTTTTGTGTTTAATCGAATTGAATTTTGGGTTTCAGGTCGTTAAGGGACGTGGGTATGTTGAAGATGTGAGATTGAGCAATGTGAGGTTGTTGATTGGGTCTGTTATTATTGTCATTGCTCTGTTTGCTCAGTTTTACAAGAAGAAGTTTCCTGAGAATAGGGATTTTCTTCTTGCCTGCATCGCCTTATATCCTTTTACTTGTTTATTGTGTTTTTTTTTTCAGTAAAAAATTCTGCTTGGGTTGTTTTTGTTATAGTTTTGAAGGGGATAATCGTTTGGATATAGTGGTGCTATTACATTCAAAATGAAATATCTGAAATTAACTCTTTGAAGTAGAGTGGGATATGGGAATTGTTCAAATTGAAAGTGGTTGAGGTTATTTGCTAAATGAATTTAACCCTTTAGGGAAATGGGATTGTCTGTGTTTGCAAGTTTTACTAATGTTTGCTTCGTTGTTGTTTGATCCTTGACTCTCGTACATATGTAATCTTCAACGGGTTGTTGCAGCTGATCATATACACTAAGGAGAAGAATGCCATTCTCTTTACTTATCCTCTGTCTGTAAGTTTTTTTTAAACTTGGCTAAGGCACCTCTCTTTAACTATAAGTTTTATTTATATATAGAGTAGATGTTTTGTATGACTTGCATTGCTTTGGTAACATGTCTTCCTTAGTCTCTTAAACTGGAGGGGCCGGGTAAATAATATGCATCATTCCATTCCACTGATGAATATGAGAACTATAGATTGCCTTTGAATCACAAACTGTACCACTCACTCATTTGCATAATGTTTAATGTGTGGTGTTTTATGACCCATTGGTTTCAATTAGTAAAGGTTATAGAGTATATATTTTAGATGTATATGCAAATTTGTAATAATTAATTTCTAGATGTTATATAGCCCCCCTGTCATCCCGACCATTTTAATCCATTTTCCAAGATATTGAAAATTTAGATAGCATTTAAGAATTGTATGTTATATCTATAATCTATTTTGTGTCATTGTGTGTCTGTAAGAGAGGGTGTGAGAAAGGTGTATACCTTTTTCTTGTTGCTTCAGTTAGCAAGTTTCTTTTGGTCTTTTGTGCCATAGTAAGGCCTAAAGATACATACAAATACAATAATTTGAACATTCTATTTCAGCTCTATAGCCATGATAGACATGTTAGCTGATGATAGACATGTTAGCTGAAACAAATCTCTGTTTAATAAGCTAGTaatatttatttgatatttaatgTTGTGAAACAGTTGCAATTGAATAGATTGTAGCAAATGAAATCTGGTATCATGTCATATTCTCTGTATCCTTTTGTTGAATTTCAATTAATGTTGATAAAAGTTGCAGCCGCATAATTTGCACTTCCAACAATTAAACAAGGCAAACAAACTAATTATCCAGACTATGTCATGTCTTAAGGTTGACAGTTTGACCAAGATAGTTCCTTTATCTTTGTTATTCTAACTCATCCATTTTCTTCTGGAATTTGAGTTAGCCCAAACTTCTCAAAAATCTTTATGGTTTTAGTCATGGTAGTCAAAACTCAAAATTGCAATTCAACCTGTAGGATTGTGCTATTTTGCGATCTTGAAGAGGCCGAGTGACCTCATACCGGAGACAACTTGGAATTTGGTGGGGACAATGGAATCGCAGTACAAACACTGTTCAAACACGAGAAATTGTGGGCACAAATGAGTTTTCTGAACCTGAAGAGATGCTTAAATAAGCCTGGTTTGCGGGCCGGGTTTGTAAAACGGTTTCAAAAAACTGTTTTCTCGGTCAGAAAACCCAGAAGTCTCACTTAGATTCACGTTTCCCTTTCTAGTTCTGTCCTTTACAAGAGTTTTGTGAGTCAGACACATGCACCATCTCTGTTCAACATCTTTACCTTTCTTGCATTCTTGCCGCCGTTTGCAAGATGTTTTTCACCTACTTCTAagttctttcttttctttttggTCAAAACTTCTACATTATTCTACTTTTGCTTGTTTGGCTAGGTTATAGAAATATTTTTTTGTATAGAACATACAGACTTTATTTTCAGCACCACATCAGCCTTTGAGACTTATCCTTGTGTCGGCTCACACATTTCATCTAGAAATGCATCTATTTTTTTAATAGTAATATAATATTTGTAGATTAAAACATATTTTTACATTTTTGGTAAGATCTTACTATCAGTGCTACGATATCGATCTTTAGATCCCTTCCTGATCCTTCCTAGGATCTCACTTAAGTTTTAGTTGATTTGAATCTTAATTTGGATGTTCATCTCTCTGCAGAATTTTAAGAGTAATGTATTCCAGCTTGGCTTTTATTTCTTTTTACAGGGCTCCTTTACCAGCACTGGTTTGGTAGTTTCCTCCAAATTACCCAGATTTTCTGATATCTACACACTTACTGTAGAAAGTGCAGATCCAAAATCAATTTCTGCAAATGAACCAGTAAATCTTACCAAAAGTGTTACTGAGTGGTATGTCTCTTTTACCTTTAAAGGCATGCTCACACATTGATACTGGACTTATGGATTAGTATTCATGCCCACACTGTTTTGTGGTACTCAATGCATCAATCTGTTTTGGCTTGGATTGCAGGTTCACTAAGGATGGAGTCTTAGTTGAAGGCCTCCTCTGGAAGGATGTTGAAACTCTGATAGCTCAATATACTAAAGAACCAAAGAAGAGCAAGTGATATCGAGAAATGAACTTGGTTGTCCAAAGAGCTTTTCTGAGGACAAATATGTATTTGGATATGGTTTACATTTCTATACATTTTCAACATTTAGAACAAAATTGAGCAATTTAAGCGTTCAGTAACTTTAGAACACACTTAATTCCCATTTTTCATCGTTTATTTTATAGGAAAAGGTTCCTAAAACCATTTAATGGTTATCATTATTCTTTTATTTTCACACCTTGCTTGGTAGAAAAAGAAATTTAACCAGATGAATGAATAGTATGAAGGAAGAGGGACAGAGGTGAGTTGTTCATTGATTTCAATTTCTGTCAATAAGGGCCAAAACTTCCTAACTCTTAGTTTCTCTCCCTTGCAAAATGCTAATACTATTATTCATTTAATAGTTGAGCATTTTTCACTAGTATCGTTATTCTGTTAAAGCTCATTGATTTGAGTGTAGGAGAGTTTTTTTTTGCTCGGGTCCATATACTCTGGCATGTTTGTAACGTGATATTCCGACGAAAGGTATATGGAACCTTTATAAGGGGCTTCACAAGATATAGTGCAACTCACTAGTCATTATTTATGGAAAAATATTAATTTAGGTTTTCTCTCTTGATATAGTAGCTTTGCAGTTTGCTATATTACCTGGCCACAAGAGAGTATTCACATTTTGGTGATAGGGTGTAAAATTGGGTGGTTCGGTTGGATTCATGCCAAAATATCAAATTCTGACCAACCCGTTAACCGGTCCCCTTTTGACCTAATTTCAATTTAGCTGGAACAAGTTTTGGTGTACAGATTTGAGCATAATGGGTAATGGGTTGGGTTAAATCACATTAGAATAATTGGAAATTGCTCTTCCCACCCTAAAAGTTGCTCTCACACTTTAGCGAATAACCAAAACTACTCTTGGAATACGAATATATACCTTAACACTCTAGCGAATAACCAAAACTACTCTTGGAATACAAATATGTACCTTGACGCACTTCTTTCACACACAATTCATTTGTAAGTGAGCAATACCCTAATTCTATGTTAAAAAATAATACGGAAATGCATCTCTATGTTACTTatgaaaatgcacattcatgtGTTTTTGATAAAAAAAGCGTCAGattcttctccttcttcttcttgCTTATTTCCTACTCTCTCAAACTCCTAAACTCTCTCAACTCACTTCCAAATTTTTATTCTCAACATTCAATCGATCAAAGTGCTTAACATGAAACTCACATTTGATAAAAAAATGATTTCTATACATTTGATTTCTATATACATGCATTTGCAAAAATTGAGCATTATGATGTGTAATAGATAGTTTAGATATGTTATTTAACCGAATAATGTGTATGATAGATAGTTTAGATGAACAATGCGTTTTGAGAAAGTCGGATTTTCATGCATTTATCTTTTCTGAGTTGTAGGTTAATACGAAAATGCACTTCTGTATTTGTTCAAAATTTGATTTTCCAGAAATTTAGAAATACATTTATGTATTTTGTCTGTCTCTATTGTTTGACTTTATTTTCATTGTGTTTCATCTGGATTTAATTTCTCATACTATGTATTGCTTGCGTGGTTTAATTATATGCATTATGGTTAATAATTGAGATAGATTGAGGCTCGGCAAAGTGCCGTAACATGCATCAGTTCACAGGGAGAAAGTTCGACCCTCGCAACCACCAGTCAGTTCTAGTTTGGTTGATGTAGAGATGTCAACTTCCAGGGTTCAAGCATCTCTGGATTTGTCTTCCTAGAGGAGGCAAGTGTTACCTCTTGATGCCCCAAAAGCCCCACCCGTCTAGGTTGAGGCACCCCAGGTTGACGGTAATATATTTGCATCTTTTAATGTTTATGCACCACTTTCATAACAATTGTGCTACACCATTAATAATAATTCATATGTATCATTTTAAGGCATGGATTTTCCTCTACTTCTCACATATTTCTTGTTGGTAATATGTTGATACCTACACATAGTATATGCTACATACTTGCGCATTCGTCACGCCCAGAGAGAATCAGGCGATTGAGTCCTGTAGAGTGTATCTTGACCGTATATTAGAAGATGATATACACTTCCAACCATGCGATGATCACCATTTGATGCGTCCCTTGGATGACTTTTCCTTGTACTCTAGATTGTATGATGTATCCAAATATGTTTGAGCGTATCATGCACTAATTCAACAGTTTATTCCAATAGACTCCTCCGATTATGCTCCTCTTACTATGGTCCGTAGAGATGTATATGTCATGTATGGTGATTTCCTTAATCATTTGATACCGACTGAAGTTGTGCATACAACTACGTCCAATGGTATTATAATGTCACATTCTTATATGAAACCGATGTTCCGAGAGATCCATCTAGACTAGCTCATCAAGAGATATTAGAGGAGTAACATGTTATGGCAAATCATGTTGTTGATGTGTTGCCTGCATGTCGTCGTATTATGGATCTTGTGCAAGTAGGTTTTAACATACGAGTCTTTCTGGAAGGCTCTTATATAAGGGACACTATAGATGTCATTCTTACTGAGGCACGAACGACATTGCAATATAAGAGACAACAAAAGAACATGAGAGGTCCGACTTATGCATTAATATAGTATTTGTATTAGGGATAATATTATTGTTTCTAATATATTTTGACTGTATTATATATTCAAAATTGAttcatttatatatatatatatatatatatatatatatatatatatatatatatatatatataatatatggTTTATTACATCGATGTATTTTAAAAGAAGTATTACTGTCTAGGATGAATACAGAAGTGTATATCTGTAATCTTCTACAAAGATACATCTCCGAACCAATTTATGTCAAAATCAATGTCTCAGTTAGGAATGCATGGGAAATATATGGGGAATACAAATGTGCATCTTTAGACTATTTTCAGTTTAAAAAAAGAGGCATATCTCATTTACGCATGTATTTGGTGTGAAATAAATGTGTCTGAAAATGTACTTCTGAATTCGCAGAAGtatttttcagatttttttagaaTACTTCTCCACCATTTAGGGTGGGAGAATAAATTCTTGAATAATTGGGATTCATCAAATGGTTGGCCCATTGAATGATAAAATGacatttttttaaatctttttaCATATCAAAGttaaatttggacttaaattaATAGAATAAAAAGGGGTTTAAAAAGTAATATTTAAAATATTGGACAAGATGTAAAATTTAGGAAATTTATCCATCAAGACTTAAGTCCAATAACCCTTTTACATAAATAGAATTTCTTATCTCATCCTATGGGATGGAAAAACACCGTGAAAAATGCAAAATGACCCTCAGATTCTAGAGATGCATCTTTAGACGCACCTTGTCTTAAGTCAAAATGTTACATCTgatccggagatgcatctccaaaatattttaaaacataCCTCATGCATCCCTATATAAAATGCCCATTTAAAACATTTATTGATCTGGATATGCATCTCCGTTTAGGATTTATGAAAATGCATCTTTGTAACCTATCAAAATAATGTAAGTTAAGTTAGTTTTATGGTTACACAGATGAAAATCTACAATTTATAAATGTTAAGGCACCTATTATGTGATGGGCATTAAACCATACAATTGATACGcaaaaaatgacatatataaatCCAGATGGTCAAAATAAGAGACCAATTGATACATAATGAAGTCGAAATacaaaataaattcaaaataagtcaaaataaaatacaatcgATAATAAATCCTATGTACAAATACTATCAACTATTGCGTTTGCCAAACTAAAGCTCCTCGGGATCCTCAGCCTCCTCTGTCCCCCGTCCTCCGACACTATCTATGGTACATCAATGCCTCTCGTGCCTCCATCATAATGGCATCTAGGACCCCCTAACCTCAGAACCATAAGCAAATATACCTTTATCAATGTCTGTATGTGCAATCTCCATAATGAGATGACATCTAGGCAATACATCATGAGCACGATTTAACCGTGCATGctcctgtcataccccaaaatttatcTTACCCTTCACATTGTTCACCTAGGTCACTAACCATAATCATGTGCATGCCTTCATGGTTAGtcatatcatttgcataagcatTGGTTCAATACAAAAGGACAGATGTCTTGGATTCAAAGCATTATGCTTGTACCTAGTGGAGACTAGGGTTTCCTAGTAGCTTGAGGTtgctcagtcaaccaaaaccctaagtAGTGGTATCTCTTGG includes these proteins:
- the LOC127118205 gene encoding signal peptidase complex subunit 2 isoform X2, yielding MASKSQKKANLLDHHSIKHILDESVSEVVKGRGYVEDVRLSNVRLLIGSVIIVIALFAQFYKKKFPENRDFLLACIALYVIFNGLLQLIIYTKEKNAILFTYPLSGSFTSTGLVVSSKLPRFSDIYTLTVESADPKSISANEPVNLTKSVTEWFTKDGVLVEGLLWKDVETLIAQYTKEPKKSK
- the LOC127118205 gene encoding signal peptidase complex subunit 2 isoform X1, with the translated sequence MASKSQKKANLLDHHSIKHILDESVSEVVKGRGYVEDVRLSNVRLLIGSVIIVIALFAQFYKKKFPENRDFLLACIALYVIFNGLLQLIIYTKEKNAILFTYPLSLGFYFFLQGSFTSTGLVVSSKLPRFSDIYTLTVESADPKSISANEPVNLTKSVTEWFTKDGVLVEGLLWKDVETLIAQYTKEPKKSK